The Phaeobacter sp. A36a-5a genomic interval GCGTCAGGCCAGCTGCATCAGCCGTGTGGTGGCTTTTTGGTGCCGTTCAAGAAGGTCTGGCAGATCCACTGTCGCCAGCGTGGTATCGCGGATGATCTGGCGCCCTTCGACAAAGAGATGTTTCACCTGCGCCGGCCCCGCCAGCAGCAGCGCCGCCGGATCCCAGCTGCCGCTGGAGGCGATGCCGGTCACGTCCCAGATCGCGATATCGGCACGTTTGCCCACCGCCAGCTGGCCGACATCGCGCCGCCCCAGCACCTCCGCGCCGCCACGGGTGGCAATCTCCAGCGCCTCATAGGCGCTCATGGCATCAGCCCCCTGTGCGACCCGCTGCAAGAGCATCGCCTGACGGGCTTCGCTGATCAGGCTGGCCATATCATTGCTGGCCGATCCATCCACGCCGAGACCAACCGGCACCTGCGCATCGCGCATGGCGCGCAGCGGCGCGATGCCGCTGCCAAGGCGGCAGTTGGAACAGGGGCAATGGGCAACGCCGGTTCCGGTCCGGGCAAAGAGGTCGATTTCCCCGGCATCCAGTTTCACGCAATGGGCATGCCAGACGTCGGGGCCGGTCCAGCCCAGATCTTCGGCATATTGGCCGGGACGGCAGCCGAACTGCGCCAGCGAATAGGCGATATCCTCATCGTTTTCGGCCAGATGGGTGTGCAGCATCACCCCCTTGTCGCGGGCCAGAAGCGCAGTGTCGCGCATCAGTTCGCGGCTGACGGAAAACGGTGAACAGGGCGCCAGCGCCACCCGGCACATGGAGCCTTCGGCGGGGTCATGGAACCGGTCCACGACGCGGATCATATCGTCGAGAATGGCGTGTTCCTCCTCGACCAGACTGTCCGGCGGCAGGCCCCCTGCACTTTCGCCGATGCTCATGGCGCCGCGCGTCGGCTGGAAGCGCAGACCAATATCACCCGCCGCCTCGATGCTGTCCTCCAGCCGGGTGCCATTGGGATAGAGGTAGAGGTGATCGGAGGTGAGCGTGCAGCCGGAGAAGGCCAGTTCGGCCAGCCCCAGCTGGGCGGAGACATGGATGTCATCGGGGGTGAAGGCCGACCAGATCGGATAGAGCCGTTTGAGCCAGCCAAACAGCAGCGCGTCCTGCGCGCCGGGCACCGCGCGGGTGAGGTTCTGATAGAGATGATGATGGGTGTTCACAAGGCCCGGGGTCACCACGCAGCCCCGGCCGCTGATCCGCTCGCCCTCCGTGGTGAGATCGCTGCCGATCTCGGCGATCACCCCGTCGCGGATCCGCAGATCGGCATGGGTCAGCTGGCGGCGCTGATCATCCATTGTCAGCGCGATATCAATATCTTCGATCAGAATTTCAGGCACAGGTCACACTCCGTCAGGCCGCCCATTTCGGTTCAGAAGTGTGATGGCGCGCCGACAGAATATGGGCAAAGGACTCGGCGCGTGGCCGAACCCTAATGGATTGCCCGAGGTCGTTTCAAGTGGTTTTGCGGATCAGGGCAAGCGCTGCGGCATGAAGCTCGGCGGTGGCTGCGGCCAGGACCTGACCGCCCTCATGCGCAGGCTCCCCCTGCCAGTTGGTCACCACGCCACCGGCGGCCTCGATGACCGCGATCGGCGCCTGGATGTCGTAGGCGTTGAGCCCGGCCTCGATCACCAGGTCACATTGCCCGGCGGCCAGCAGCGCATAGGCGTAGCAATCCATCCCGTAGCGGGTCAGCTGCACTTCGCTGGCGACCCGCTGGAAGGCGGCGCGTTCCGCTGCGCTGCCGACTTCGGGAAAGGTGGTGAACAGCGTAGCCGCCGACAGATCCGATGTCTTGCGGGTGCTGAGTGCGACCTCCCCCAGCGGGCCGGTCAGACTGGCCCCCTCGGGCGTACCAATGAACCGCTCACCGATATAGGGTTGATCAATGATGCCGAGGAAAGGGCCATCCGCATCGCCAAGGGCAATCAGCACCCCCCAGGTCGGGGTGCCACTGATAAAGCCACGGGTGCCGTCGATCGGGTCCAGCACCCATATGCGCCCGGACTGGCCACGGGTCTCGCCGTATTCCTCGCCGAGGATGCCGTCCTCGGGCCTGAGTTGCGAAAGCACCGCGCGCATCGCCTGTTCGGCGGCCCGGTCGGCGATGGTGACGGGATCGAAACCTTCGTCCAGCTTGTTGTCGGATTGCAGCCCGGCTGAGCGGAAATAGGGCAGGATCGCCTGACGTGCGGCATCGGCCATCCGATGGGCAACGTCCAGATCTGAAAACGCGGCTGAAGTCATACCCGAAGGGGTGACATTCAACCGCGCATATTTCAAGCCCCAAGCCCCCACTTGAGGCGGGAAAATCAGGCTGCGTCGCTGAGCACGCGCGCCAGTTCGAACAGACGACGGCGCTGGTTTTCAGGAATCGCATAGTAGGAGCGCACCAAATCCAATGCCTCCTTGTCGCCCATCAGATCGTCAGGCACGCGTGCCTTGTCCGATGCCGGGGCATCATCATCTTGCAGACCTTCAAAAAAGAAGCTGACCGGCACGCTGAGCGCGTCGGAAATATCCCAGAGCCGGGAGGCGCTGACCCGGTTTGCACCGGTTTCATATTTCTGGATCTGTTGAAATTTAATACCAACCAGCTCTGCGAGCTGCTGTTGCGTCATGCCGATGAGCCACCGGCGATGCCGGATACGTTTCCCCACGTGCACGTCCACTGGATGAGCCATGCGTTTCTCCTAAGATTTACAAAACTGGGTGCCACCCTAACCGCCTTTTTAAACCCCCGCCCACCCGGCAAATACCGCGTGGTGCCAATGTTGCCAAAAAACCCGACGGGTTTCTGGACAAACGACAAGGCGCTCCCATTGGAGTTGAGTGTACGACCTTAACGGTTGAATTCAAGCGTTCACTCTCGCCGGGGTCAGCACCTGTGCGGCAAACGCATGATTTCATGTACCAATTTTATTTCACTTTTTTGCATGTTTTACACATGTTCTCCACCTCCCCATAAATAGTGAGGTGATCTGAAGGCGAATCTGGCATGGTTTGGCCATTCAGAATCACCTTACCCCATGCCAGATATGGAAAAATGATATGCGCGCCTACAGTGTCAGCAGTTTTGACATTTCCCCGACTATCGCAGAAGTTGACGTGGGATCACCGGGAAGCGGAGAAGTTGCAGTTGCAATACACGCCTGTGGGTTGAACTTTGCCGATCTTCTTCTGCTCCGTGGCAAATATCAGGATACGCCGGACCTGCCATTTATTCCCGGTTTGGAACTGGCGGGCGTCATTCAGGCGCTTGGCCCTGATGTGGAGGGGCTGGCGGTTGGCGATCGGGTGGCGGTGTTTTCCGGTCAGGGCGGGCTGGCGGAGGCCGGGGTGTTTGCGGCCGATCGCGTCACGCGGATCCCCGACGAGATGTCCTTTGCCGATGCGGCGGCGTTTCAGATCACCTATGGCACCGGACTGGTTGCGCTGGATCACTGTGCGCGGTTGCAGCCGGGGGAAACCCTGCTGGTCACCGGCGCTGCCGGTGGTGTCGGGCTGACGGCTGTGGAAATCGGCAAACGTCTGGGCGCGCGGGTGATCGCCCATGCGCGTGGAGCCGAGAAGCTGGCCGTGGCCAAGGCGGCGGGCGCGGATCATCTGATCGACGCCGACGAGGATCTGCGGCAGGCGGTCAAGGATCTGGGCGGCGCCGATGTGGTCTATGAGGCGATTGGCGGCGATGTCTGGCAAGCGGCCTTTCGGTCTACCAACCCGGGCGGGCGGCTGCTGCCCATCGGCTTTGCCGGCGGCGAGGTGCCGCAGATCCCGGCGAACCACCTGCTGGTGAAGAACCTCAGCGTTATCGGGTTTTACTTTGGCGGCTACCTGAAGAGCCACCCGGCGGTGGTCAGGGGCGCCATCGCGCGGCTGATCGACTGGTATCGTGACGGCTCGCTGCGCCCACACATCAGCCACCGCCGGCCGCTGGAGGAGACTGACGCAGGGCTGGAGCTGCTGCGCAACCGCAAAGCCACCGGCAAGGTGGTGATCATGATCCGGCCAGAGGCCTAGGCGACGGCAACCGCCGCCACGCAGGGCAGCCGCAGGGTGCGATCGTTAGGGCGCAGGTGTCAGGCTGCGGTCCAATGGGACTGCGCCGCCGCCAGCGGGGTACTGATGTTGCGAAAGGCCTTCCGCACCAGAAAGGCAAGTTCAGTCACCATCGGAGAGCCAGAGGTCTCTGCCCCATAGAGGTTGATCAGCTGGATCGGCAGATCCGGCAGGCTGCCACCGTGGTCGATCTGTAGCAGATGCGGCGGCTCGGTGCCCTCGATCATGGTGTGGATCGCCAGATCGGCGCTGACCGTCGCCTCGATGGTGCGGTCGCTATCGGTCTCCACCACCATTTCCCAGGCGATCCCGGCGGCGTCCAGCGCGCTCACCACCTTGGGCCGGAAGGTGCAATAGCGGCCAAAGGCCAGTTTCAGCGGGCGCTGCCGCCAGGCTGATCCATTGGGCGCACCAATCCAGCACAGCGGCCGCTTGGCCAGCGTTTCGCCGTTTTCCGAGGTGGCGGTTTCGGTGGTCAGGATCAGATCGCATTCACCGCGCGAAAACTGCTCCTTCAAAGAGCGGGTATAGCTGGAGATCAGCTGCACCTTCACCCGTGGGAACGACGCGTTGAAACGCTGTAGCACCTGCGGGATCGCCGGGTAGACAATGTCATGCGGCACCCCAAGAACGATTTCGCCTTCATAGGCCTGATCGGTGAGCCGCCCGATTACCTCGTCATTCAGTGCCACCATCCGCCGCGCATAGGCCAGCAGCTGCTCGCCCGATGCGGTCAGCGCAATGGTGCGGCCAGAACGGTCCAGCAGTTGCAGGCCCAACAGCTCCTCCAGCCGCTTCAGCTGCATGGAGACCGCCGATTGGGTCAGATGCAGAAAACCGGCCGCGCGGGTCACCCCGCCATTGTCCGCAACCGCCACAAACGAGCGCAGCGTGGTGATATCGAGATTTCGCGTCATCACAATTCCTGATGGTTTAAATCATAAACATTCGTTTTTCATATCAATCACACTCCGCCATATACATCAATAGAATTGATCAGACACTGTAACCTCATCAGAATTCCAGAAAAGGACAAAAATCATGACCTATATGGACAACAGCCTGCGCAACTGCACCTGCGCGCCCCGCCGCTCGTTCCTCGCAACCGTTGCCCAACGCCTCGCCATCTGGCGCGAACGCCGGATGCTGGCCACGCTTGATCAAAGCGCGTTGGACGACATGGGCATCAGCAAGACCGAAGCCCAGGCAGAGGCCCGCCGCCCGATCTGGGACGCGCCGAGCAGCTGGACCCGCTAAAGGCGACGCGCCGACAAGGCTCACACCAAGCCTAATACGAAAAGATGTCCGCGCTGCGGGCCTTTTTGTTACGATACAGCCTGAGCTGAAGTTCGGTGTCAGCGTGTGTGCATTTACACCTTGAGTGGATCAGGTTGTGTGTTGCGGCCAGCGAAAGTCACCAGCAGTGCCGCAAGGGTAATGGCAAAGACCCCCAGAACCCCCAACGCTCCCGGTATCACCGAAAACAACACCAGATCAAAGCCAAGCGCCCAGACAAGACCGGTAAAGTCAAAAGGCGCGAGCCTACTGACCGGAGCCCGTGCCACCGCTTCATTGGCGACAATGTGACCGATGCCACCAATCAGCCCGGCCAGAGCAAGCCATCCGAACATTGCTGTGCTGAGGGACACCCAACCCAATGGCAAAGAAGCAAGCCCGAGCCCGGCAGAGACAATCGCAAAGTAGAAGGCAATGGTGGATGAACCCTCGGTTGCCGTCATAGTTTTTGTGTGCACCCGAACGAACGCCATAGTGAATGCATACGCGAGACCAGCAACCACGCCAATCAAGGCTCCATCGCCGGGCAATTCAATAGCCTCCCACAACAGCAATACAACCCCCGAAAATCCAACGGAAATTGCGATTATTATTGTGGCGGTCAACCGTTCCCCGAGCATCATCGCCGCGATTGGCAAGACCAGAACCGGTGCAAGGTAGGCCAGGGCTTGTGCATTGGCGACAGGCAGATAAGCGAGGGATATAAAAGACATTGCCATGGAAAACGCACCAAAAGCACTCCGTGTCACATGCAGTCGAGGATATCGTGTCTTCAACGCGGCAGGGAACTCACTGCGCCAAGCCATGTAAAGAACGATGGGCACCAACGCCAGAGCAGATCGCCAGAACATGATTTGACCAATAGGCACACTCTGTGCCGCACCATGGATTGCGGCTGACATGGCGGTCATCAGGAATGCGGCCAACAGACGTAACCCGATCCCTTGAAGATGTGTGTTTTGTGATCTCATGATGGAAGACATGTCAAAATTGCGCGACCACCACAATAGAAATGCACTCAAAGATTGAGCGTGACTATCACCTGTCAGCAATATTCCCCCTAGATGGCCAATAGAGACTTGATCCCTCCCCCGCGACCGAGCTTCCACCGCTTTTTGTCGATAATTCCACCGAAACTTCGGTCTACGACCTTGAACCGCGCCCCGCTTCACCCGATATTTGCGAGGAACGCCAGCTCTCTGCACGCAGTAGGGAAACTGCGCGAGGGAGTTTAGAGACGGAGACCATGATACATGGCACAGTTTGACACCATCCGATCCACAGCGGGCGCACGCTCTGCGGAGATCGATGCGGGCCTGCGCGCCCATATGAACAAGGTCTACGGCACCATGGCCGTGGGCACATTCATTACATTCCTGGCTGCCTGGGCCATCTCCGGCCTGGCGGTGACCTCCGATCCGGCCAATGCCGCAGCCCAGCTGAGTGCCGATAAATACCTGACCAGCATCGGCTATGCGCTTTACGCCTCGCCGCTGAAGTGGGTGATCATGTTTGCCCCGCTGGCCTTTGTGTTTGGCATCGGCGCCGCCGCGAACCGCATGTCGGCCGCGGGCGTCCAGCTGCTGTTCTACGTCTTCGCCACCGTGATGGGCTTGTCGATCAGCTCGATCTTCCTGGTGTTCACCGGCGAAAGCATCGTGCAGGTGTTCCTGATCACCTCCATCGCCTTTGCGGGCCTGTCGCTGGTGGGTTACACCACCAAGAAAGACCTCTCCGGCATGGGCGCCTTCCTGATCATGGGCCTGATCGGCCTGATCGTGGCGTCTATCGTCAACATTTTCCTGGCGTCGTCGGCAATGGCCTTTGCGATCTCGGTGATCGGCGTGCTGATCTTTGCGGGCCTCACCGCCTATGACACCCAGCGGATCAAGAACGACTATCTCCAGCACGCCCATATGGGCGACCAGGAATGGCTGGCGAAATCCGCGATCATGGGCGCACTGAGCCTCTATCTGGACTTCATCAATATGTTCATGATGCTGCTCCAGCTGCTTGGAAACCGCGAATAACGCGATACCTTCCAGAGCCAACCAAGACCGGGGCGGATCATCACGATCCGCCCTTTTTCTTTGCCCGCGCTGCGGTTGCGGCCGGGACATGTCACGCAACGAATTTGAGACCCCGATGAGATTGATTGATATCGCCCCAAAAGAGGCGCACCGCATTGTCCCGCTGCTGCAAGAGTTGCACGCGCTGCATGTCACCCACCAGCCTGACCGCTACCCGGCCGATCCTGATGGTGCAGCGCTGGCCCGCTGGCTTGAGACATGGCTGAGCGAGCCAAGCCTGACCGCCCGCGCCGCCGTCAGCCCGCAGGGGCGGATCATGGGCTATGTCATCTATGGCATCGAGGAGCGCCCTGCCCTCCCCGTCCGCAGGGCCGAGACCCGCGCCATGCTGCACCATGTCGCCGTCGCCAAGAGCTGGCAGCGCATGGGTGTCGCAACCGCGCTGATCACCGATATGAAGCGCTCTGTGGCGGCCAAGGGCGTTCCGGTGATCGCCACCACATACGCCCCCTTCAACACCGCCTCTGCGGCGCTGATGCAGCGTATGGGCCTGCTGCCTGTGATGGTCATGGCCGAGTGGCGCGGCTGATCTGCGGCCACAACGAAAAACAGGAGGCGACCCCACCGTCGCCTCCTGTCATGGTCGCTCCCCCGAGCCGACCTGTGGTGCTGTGAACTTCCGAAACCGCGCGCTTCTGGCGCTGCATCCCGGACCCACTCTCTCACCCACATCCCAGGACATATGTGACGGCCAAATGTGGCATTTTCGGGCCGATCCGGCGCGCTGTCGGTGTTTTCATTTACCGAATTTTCATAAAATGCGCGCGACCGGCAGCCCGGTCAGTGGCGCCCCGTCAGTGGCGCCCGGTCAGTCAGGCAACAGCGCGGCCACAAGAAAAAGGGCCGCACCCTGGTGCGACCCTTCTGATCTACTGTCCCGAATATCGGGGGCGGTGTCGCGGCCGGAGGCAGCGCAACACCAAGAGGCTTATTTGATTTTGCCTTCTTTGTATTCAACGTGCTTGCGCACGACCGGGTCGTACTTCCGCACAACCATTTTCTCGGTCATGGTGCGTGCGTTTTTCTTGGTCACGTAGAAGTGGCCCGTGCCCGCGGTCGAGTTCAGGCGGATCTTGATTGTGGTCGGCTTCGCCATGGTATTCTCCTGCGTCCGAAAAGGCAGGGGCCTCTCGGTAAATTCCTATATGAGCGTGCGCTTTTACCTGCACCACCCCGCGAGTCAATAGGATTCGAGGGGATATTTTGCGCAGAGGGCCTGTAAGCCGGATTTTGTTCCAGGGCCAGGGCCCCTTCGACGACCATTCATCTAGGATGCACATTGCTGCGCACCTCCAGCTGCCAACCCGACCCCTCTTGGCCAAAACATGCCTAGCGGCGGTATCGGCTGACGCCGACCGGCCCGCGCGGGGGTCCTATTTGGCATTGCTCCCGGTGGGGCTTGCCGTGCCGCCCCTGTTGCCAGCGGCGCGGTGGGCTCTTACCCCACCGTTTCACCCTTACCCACATGGAATCACCTGACAGGCAGGCGCATATGGGCGGTCTGTTTTCTGTGGCGCTCTCCGTCAGATCGCTCTGCCCGGGCATTACCCGGCACCGTTGTTTTGTAGAGTCCGGACTTTCCTCGCGACGCCTTGCGGCCCCCCGCGGCCGTCCGGCCCTCTGCGCAGGGGTTGGGGTAGAAACTACTGCGCCCAAGGTCAAGCGGATAGTGCACCGGGGGGGGCGTTGCCCCCTCGCGCCTGCGGCGCTCACCCCCAGGATATTTGCGACCAGAAGATGCCGGGACGCTCTCTATCTTCTGGCGTCAAATATCCCGGAGCGCGAGGCAGAGCCTCGCTCAGGCCTCTGCCCGGGACGCATCGGTCAGCAGCGGCAGGACGTCCCTGTCGGTCAAGGGACCGGTCTGCCATGGCCGGAATCTGAGGCGCACCGCCTGCAGCAGGGTGGCGTCATCCACATCCGCCGTAAAGCCACGCCGCCGCGCCAGAGCGCGAAAGCGGTCCATCCCGACGTCGGTCTCTGGCCGCGCCGCAGCACCCGGCGCGGCGCTTGCCAGCCCCTGTCTGGCCAGCCGCGCCCAGTCAAAGCGGGCGCCCGGGTCACATTTGCGCCCCGGCGCCATGCAGGAATGCCCGATCACACCGGAGGCCGGAATCCGCCAGCGCAACAGCACGGCCCGCAGCAGCTCCTCCAGCCGGTTCATCTGGGCTGCGGAAAACGGATGATCGCCCCGGTTGTCCAATTCGATCCCGATCGAGCGGGAGTTGATATCCTCCTGCCCGCACCATTCCCCGGCGCCGGCATGCCAGGCGCGGTCGGCCTCCCTGACCATCTGCCACAGCCGTCCGTCAGCGGCGATCAGGTAATGGGCCGACACCTCGTACCGCGGGTCGCAGAGCCGCTCCAATGCGGCCTCGGCACTGTCCATCGCGGTGTAATGCAGCACAACCAGATGCGGCGTCAGATCATGGCGGCGCGCATTGAAATTGGGACTGGGGTGCCAGATGGCATCCGTCCCGGTGTCAGCAGAGGTCGGCGGAGGTGTCATGAGGCGCCAGCCGCCTCAGTTCTGCACCGCAAGTCGATAGGGCGCCGGATCCCAGCCGCAGGCGTAGCCGTCCCCATCGGGATCAAGCGCCTGGCGGTCACGTTTCGGGCCGCCCGCTTCGAGAAAGGCAATCTGGGCCAGTTCCGGCGAGGCAAATCCGGCGCAGTTGCGCGAGGAGCGGGCCGCCAGGTTGAAGCCGGAGCGTGAATAGATCCGCTGCCCACGCGGGTTGGAGGTGCTGAGCGCATAGCGCACGATATTGGGATCGCGGTCGCCGCTGCGTTCGGGCACTGCGGTGGGGCTGACCACCTGATACTGGGCGCGCTGACGGGCCAGACGCTCGGCATCGCTTTCGATGCTTTGGCGCGAGGCGACCGCATCGAAATCATTCTCGTCGGAGATCCGCGGATTGCCCGCAAGGGCCGGTGCCGGGTTTGACGGGCTGGCCTCGATCGGTGCGGTGCCCGAGTTGCCGCGTGCAGCCGCGAGGGCCGCGGCGGTTTCGCGGGCAATATCGTCGCTGCTGCCGGTCGCGGGTGCGAGGGATCCGGCGCTGCTGCCTGCGGCTGCGACGCGGGGGGCGGGCTGCGCGCTGCCCGGCAAGCTCTCGGTTGCGACGCGGACCGGCGGCACCAGCGGATCGCCATTAATCGTGGTGCCTGTCGCCGGTGCCCGGTCAAAGGGGCTGGAACCAAATCCGGCCTCTGGGCCACTTTCAGGCACCGGAGGCTGGCACGCAGCCAGCAGCACAAGACTGCTGGTCGCCAAGATGGACCGGAATAGACGCATGATCACCACCTGTTGGTTCTGCTCAGATCAGGACAGGGTTTACCACCATTGGGCCGGCTTGGCCACAAAACCGGCGGCCCCTTCCAGCGCATAGGCCGTATTCAGCAGATCGCCCTCTTCCCAGGGGCGGCCAATCAGCTGAAGCCCCAGCGGCAGGCCCTGCGCATCAACACCGGCCGGAACCGAAATGCCGGGCAGACCGGCGAGGTTCACGGTGACGGTAAAGACGTCATTGAGATACATCTGCACCGGATCCGCGTCGATCATTTCGCCGAGGCCAAAGGCGGCCGAAGGTGTCGCCGGGGTCAGGATCGCGTCAATGCCCTGGGCAAAGACGTCTTCGAAGTCTTTCTTGATCAGGGTGCGGACCTTGCGGGCGCGGTTGTAATAGGCGTCGTAGAAACCGGCCGAGAGAACATAGGTCCCCACCATCACGCGGCGCTGCACCTCATGGCCGAAGCCTGCGGCGCGGGTTTTTTCGTACATTTCGGTAATGCCATCGCCCGCCTCCAGCGCCGCGCGCTGGCCATAGCGCACACCGTCATAGCGCGCGAGGTTGGAGGAGGCCTCGGCCGGGGCGATCACGTAATAGGCAGGCAGGGCGTATTTGGTGTGCGGCAAGGAGATATCGACGATCTCGGCCCCGGCGGCACGCAGCATCTCGGCGCCTTCGGACCAGAGTTTCTCGATTTCGCCGGGCATTCCATCCATGCGGTATTCACGCGGGATACCGATCTTCTTGCCCTTGATATCGCCGGTCAGCATCGCCTCGAAGTTCGGCACCGCCAGATCGGCGCTGGTGCTGTCCTTGGGGTCGTGGCCACACATCGCCTCAAGCATCATTGCCGCATCGCGCACCGATTTGGTCATCGGGCCCGCCTGATCCAGGGAGGAGGCAAAGGCCACCACCCCCCAGCGCGAGCAGCGCCCATAGGTGGGCTTGATGCCAGTGATCCCGGTAAAGGCGGCCGGCTGGCGAATCGAGCCGCCAGTGTCGGTGCCGGTAGCCGCTAGGCACAGATCCGCAGCCACGGCCGCTGCGGAGCCGCCGGAGGAGCCGCCCGGTGTCAGCTCGGCAGTATCATTGCCGCGCCGCCAGGGACTGACCGCGTTACCATAGACGGAGGTTTCATTGGACGAGCCCATGGCGAATTCGTCCATGTTCAGCTTGCCCAGCATGACAGCGCCTGCATCCTGCAGCTGCTGCGATACGGTGGATTCATATTCGGGTTTGAAACCTTCCAGAATGCCGGAGGCGGCCTGGCTGGCGACACCTTTGGTGCAGAACAGATCCTTGATGCCGATCGGCAGGCCGCACATGGCGGGCGCATCGCCTGCCTTGATCCGTGCGTCTGCTGCCTTGGCGCGCTCCAGCGCGATTTCGGGTGTCTTGTGCACAAACGCGTTCAGCGCATCTGCAGCCTCGATGGCCTTGAGGCAGGCCTCGGTCAGCTCGACAGAGGTGGTCTCGCCCTTGCGCAATGCGTCACGGGCTTCGGACAGGGTGAGTTTGTTGAGTTCGGTCATGTCTTATTCAACCACCTTGGGCACTGCAAAAAACCCTTCGCGGGCATCGGGGGCATTGGCCAGGATCTTGTCCTGCTGATTGCCATCGGTCACCTCGTCGACGCGGCGTTTCAGGCGCTGCGGCGTCACCGACGTCATCGGTTCGACGCCCTCAACATCCACCTCGTTCAGCTGCTCGATAAAGCCGAGGATGGTGTTGAACTCATCC includes:
- a CDS encoding 8-oxoguanine deaminase; amino-acid sequence: MPEILIEDIDIALTMDDQRRQLTHADLRIRDGVIAEIGSDLTTEGERISGRGCVVTPGLVNTHHHLYQNLTRAVPGAQDALLFGWLKRLYPIWSAFTPDDIHVSAQLGLAELAFSGCTLTSDHLYLYPNGTRLEDSIEAAGDIGLRFQPTRGAMSIGESAGGLPPDSLVEEEHAILDDMIRVVDRFHDPAEGSMCRVALAPCSPFSVSRELMRDTALLARDKGVMLHTHLAENDEDIAYSLAQFGCRPGQYAEDLGWTGPDVWHAHCVKLDAGEIDLFARTGTGVAHCPCSNCRLGSGIAPLRAMRDAQVPVGLGVDGSASNDMASLISEARQAMLLQRVAQGADAMSAYEALEIATRGGAEVLGRRDVGQLAVGKRADIAIWDVTGIASSGSWDPAALLLAGPAQVKHLFVEGRQIIRDTTLATVDLPDLLERHQKATTRLMQLA
- the hisN gene encoding histidinol-phosphatase → MTSAAFSDLDVAHRMADAARQAILPYFRSAGLQSDNKLDEGFDPVTIADRAAEQAMRAVLSQLRPEDGILGEEYGETRGQSGRIWVLDPIDGTRGFISGTPTWGVLIALGDADGPFLGIIDQPYIGERFIGTPEGASLTGPLGEVALSTRKTSDLSAATLFTTFPEVGSAAERAAFQRVASEVQLTRYGMDCYAYALLAAGQCDLVIEAGLNAYDIQAPIAVIEAAGGVVTNWQGEPAHEGGQVLAAATAELHAAALALIRKTT
- a CDS encoding helix-turn-helix domain-containing protein; protein product: MAHPVDVHVGKRIRHRRWLIGMTQQQLAELVGIKFQQIQKYETGANRVSASRLWDISDALSVPVSFFFEGLQDDDAPASDKARVPDDLMGDKEALDLVRSYYAIPENQRRRLFELARVLSDAA
- a CDS encoding NADPH:quinone oxidoreductase family protein — translated: MRAYSVSSFDISPTIAEVDVGSPGSGEVAVAIHACGLNFADLLLLRGKYQDTPDLPFIPGLELAGVIQALGPDVEGLAVGDRVAVFSGQGGLAEAGVFAADRVTRIPDEMSFADAAAFQITYGTGLVALDHCARLQPGETLLVTGAAGGVGLTAVEIGKRLGARVIAHARGAEKLAVAKAAGADHLIDADEDLRQAVKDLGGADVVYEAIGGDVWQAAFRSTNPGGRLLPIGFAGGEVPQIPANHLLVKNLSVIGFYFGGYLKSHPAVVRGAIARLIDWYRDGSLRPHISHRRPLEETDAGLELLRNRKATGKVVIMIRPEA
- a CDS encoding LysR family transcriptional regulator, producing the protein MTRNLDITTLRSFVAVADNGGVTRAAGFLHLTQSAVSMQLKRLEELLGLQLLDRSGRTIALTASGEQLLAYARRMVALNDEVIGRLTDQAYEGEIVLGVPHDIVYPAIPQVLQRFNASFPRVKVQLISSYTRSLKEQFSRGECDLILTTETATSENGETLAKRPLCWIGAPNGSAWRQRPLKLAFGRYCTFRPKVVSALDAAGIAWEMVVETDSDRTIEATVSADLAIHTMIEGTEPPHLLQIDHGGSLPDLPIQLINLYGAETSGSPMVTELAFLVRKAFRNISTPLAAAQSHWTAA
- a CDS encoding DUF1127 domain-containing protein — protein: MTYMDNSLRNCTCAPRRSFLATVAQRLAIWRERRMLATLDQSALDDMGISKTEAQAEARRPIWDAPSSWTR
- a CDS encoding DMT family transporter, with translation MLTGDSHAQSLSAFLLWWSRNFDMSSIMRSQNTHLQGIGLRLLAAFLMTAMSAAIHGAAQSVPIGQIMFWRSALALVPIVLYMAWRSEFPAALKTRYPRLHVTRSAFGAFSMAMSFISLAYLPVANAQALAYLAPVLVLPIAAMMLGERLTATIIIAISVGFSGVVLLLWEAIELPGDGALIGVVAGLAYAFTMAFVRVHTKTMTATEGSSTIAFYFAIVSAGLGLASLPLGWVSLSTAMFGWLALAGLIGGIGHIVANEAVARAPVSRLAPFDFTGLVWALGFDLVLFSVIPGALGVLGVFAITLAALLVTFAGRNTQPDPLKV
- a CDS encoding Bax inhibitor-1/YccA family protein is translated as MAQFDTIRSTAGARSAEIDAGLRAHMNKVYGTMAVGTFITFLAAWAISGLAVTSDPANAAAQLSADKYLTSIGYALYASPLKWVIMFAPLAFVFGIGAAANRMSAAGVQLLFYVFATVMGLSISSIFLVFTGESIVQVFLITSIAFAGLSLVGYTTKKDLSGMGAFLIMGLIGLIVASIVNIFLASSAMAFAISVIGVLIFAGLTAYDTQRIKNDYLQHAHMGDQEWLAKSAIMGALSLYLDFINMFMMLLQLLGNRE
- a CDS encoding GNAT family N-acetyltransferase, which gives rise to MRLIDIAPKEAHRIVPLLQELHALHVTHQPDRYPADPDGAALARWLETWLSEPSLTARAAVSPQGRIMGYVIYGIEERPALPVRRAETRAMLHHVAVAKSWQRMGVATALITDMKRSVAAKGVPVIATTYAPFNTASAALMQRMGLLPVMVMAEWRG
- the rpmG gene encoding 50S ribosomal protein L33, encoding MAKPTTIKIRLNSTAGTGHFYVTKKNARTMTEKMVVRKYDPVVRKHVEYKEGKIK
- a CDS encoding N-acetylmuramoyl-L-alanine amidase codes for the protein MTPPPTSADTGTDAIWHPSPNFNARRHDLTPHLVVLHYTAMDSAEAALERLCDPRYEVSAHYLIAADGRLWQMVREADRAWHAGAGEWCGQEDINSRSIGIELDNRGDHPFSAAQMNRLEELLRAVLLRWRIPASGVIGHSCMAPGRKCDPGARFDWARLARQGLASAAPGAAARPETDVGMDRFRALARRRGFTADVDDATLLQAVRLRFRPWQTGPLTDRDVLPLLTDASRAEA